Proteins from a genomic interval of Streptomyces sp. Tu6071:
- a CDS encoding MarR family winged helix-turn-helix transcriptional regulator has translation MYVAQDEAGYAAVGRDAALEIIQREMTAFARRARGVAAHMHPELSLVSFTLLSHVEFQPGCRATDLAAHYLLDKSTISRQVSVLERAGLVARSADPVDARVHVLHLTDHGVEVLAQVNEARRRAFRQRLADWGEADLDRFAGYLLRYNAPGGETGDESGRESVPSVE, from the coding sequence GTGTACGTGGCGCAGGACGAGGCGGGGTACGCGGCAGTCGGCAGGGATGCCGCCCTGGAGATCATTCAGCGTGAAATGACTGCCTTCGCGCGCAGGGCCAGGGGGGTCGCCGCGCACATGCATCCGGAATTGTCGCTCGTTTCCTTCACGCTGCTGAGCCACGTCGAATTTCAGCCGGGTTGCCGGGCGACCGATCTGGCCGCGCATTATCTGCTCGACAAGTCGACTATCAGTCGCCAGGTATCCGTTCTCGAACGGGCCGGTCTCGTCGCGCGCAGCGCCGATCCCGTCGACGCGCGGGTGCACGTGCTGCACCTGACCGACCATGGCGTGGAGGTGCTCGCACAGGTGAACGAGGCGCGGCGGCGGGCCTTTCGGCAGCGTCTCGCCGACTGGGGCGAGGCCGACCTCGACCGCTTCGCGGGCTACCTGCTGCGGTACAACGCGCCGGGCGGCGAGACCGGTGACGAGTCCGGGCGGGAAAGCGTTCCGTCCGTCGAATAA
- a CDS encoding membrane protein has protein sequence MSSAEAPAPSRARDLAAARHVLVHLLTPMLMCVGMGLAYLGAFVNPSPHHMPVAVVGAGPSTAALAQTIHDKAAAAGESLDVRTVPDRDAAHHLLMERQLSGAFVPSGTAPELLVASTNADTSATVAEKVFTPLATAQGKPLKVTDLAPPAHGDPTGQGVFFFLVAVSIGSYASVAVLGGAGAVLRMRTRAAFVVVTSFVVSLIGAALAGPVFHVVSHGLWGVWAMAWLYSAGILFLGVGLHTFLKRWTTLTMMVLFVMLNFTTSGGLYRPELLNGFFGALHSFWNGAGLVEGLRSLVYFDHVGLGRHVLTLAAWLVVGLLATTAAGLYERRHRTAPAPAPEPPHHHAAPSGRDETPEEHEEREEEMDESVGV, from the coding sequence ATGAGTTCAGCCGAAGCCCCGGCGCCCAGCAGGGCCCGCGATCTGGCAGCGGCCCGTCATGTCCTGGTCCACCTGCTGACCCCGATGCTCATGTGCGTCGGCATGGGCCTCGCCTACCTCGGCGCCTTCGTCAATCCCTCGCCGCACCACATGCCGGTCGCCGTCGTCGGCGCGGGCCCGAGCACCGCCGCGCTCGCCCAGACGATCCACGACAAGGCAGCGGCGGCGGGCGAGTCGCTCGACGTACGCACGGTCCCCGACCGCGACGCGGCGCACCACCTGCTCATGGAGCGGCAGCTCTCCGGCGCCTTCGTCCCCTCCGGCACGGCGCCCGAGCTGCTCGTCGCGAGCACGAACGCCGACACGAGCGCCACAGTGGCGGAGAAGGTCTTCACGCCGCTCGCCACCGCGCAGGGCAAGCCGCTCAAGGTCACCGACCTCGCCCCGCCCGCCCACGGCGACCCCACGGGGCAGGGTGTCTTCTTCTTCCTCGTCGCCGTGAGCATCGGCTCGTACGCGTCCGTCGCGGTGCTCGGCGGGGCGGGGGCCGTGCTGCGGATGCGGACCAGGGCCGCCTTCGTCGTCGTGACGTCCTTCGTCGTGAGCCTCATCGGCGCGGCGCTCGCGGGACCCGTCTTCCACGTCGTCTCGCACGGGCTGTGGGGGGTGTGGGCCATGGCCTGGCTCTACTCGGCGGGCATCCTCTTCCTCGGCGTGGGCCTGCACACCTTCCTGAAGCGGTGGACGACGCTCACGATGATGGTCCTCTTCGTGATGCTCAACTTCACGACGTCCGGCGGCCTGTACCGCCCCGAACTCCTCAACGGCTTCTTCGGCGCGCTGCACTCCTTCTGGAACGGCGCGGGCCTCGTCGAGGGTCTGCGCAGCCTCGTCTACTTCGACCACGTCGGCCTCGGGCGGCACGTCCTCACGCTGGCGGCCTGGCTCGTCGTCGGCCTGCTCGCGACGACGGCGGCCGGTCTGTACGAGCGACGCCACCGCACCGCTCCCGCCCCGGCTCCCGAGCCGCCGCACCACCACGCGGCGCCGTCCGGGCGGGACGAGACGCCGGAGGAGCACGAGGAGCGGGAGGAGGAGATGGACGAGTCGGTGGGGGTCTGA
- a CDS encoding phosphotransferase enzyme family protein translates to MDESRAREVLGSAGLDAGAELMVLGENAVFASGDLVIKVGRAPELLDRAQLALRIADWLKESDVPAVRAARSEPLLVEGHPVTLWERLPEASRPATPADLATLLRRVHALPAPSFALPRRELLGGVERWLRLAGDAIDPADADFLRARRDGFAPAAAALTPHLTPGPVHGDALPRNVLAGPDGPVLSDLETFSFDLREHDLVVMDLSRDRYGLPTEAYEEFVRAYGWDVREWEGRLTLRGARETASCAWVAQHAPSNPAALTEFRRRVNSLRDGDTTVRWYPF, encoded by the coding sequence ATGGACGAGTCGCGGGCGCGCGAGGTGCTGGGCTCGGCGGGGCTCGACGCGGGCGCGGAGCTGATGGTGCTCGGCGAGAACGCGGTCTTCGCCTCCGGGGACCTCGTGATCAAGGTCGGGCGGGCACCCGAGCTGCTCGACCGGGCACAGCTCGCGCTCCGCATCGCGGACTGGCTCAAGGAGAGCGACGTCCCCGCCGTCCGCGCCGCGCGCTCCGAGCCGCTGCTCGTCGAAGGGCATCCCGTCACGCTGTGGGAGCGGCTGCCGGAGGCGAGCAGGCCCGCCACCCCCGCCGACCTCGCGACGCTCCTGCGCCGGGTCCACGCGCTGCCCGCCCCGTCCTTCGCCCTGCCCCGGCGCGAGCTGCTCGGCGGCGTCGAGCGCTGGCTGCGGCTCGCCGGGGACGCGATCGACCCGGCCGACGCGGACTTCCTGCGCGCGCGCCGCGACGGCTTCGCCCCGGCCGCCGCCGCCCTCACCCCGCACCTGACCCCCGGCCCGGTCCACGGCGACGCGCTCCCGCGCAACGTGCTCGCCGGGCCCGACGGGCCCGTCCTCTCGGACCTGGAGACCTTCTCCTTCGACCTGCGCGAGCACGACCTCGTCGTGATGGACCTCTCGCGCGACCGCTACGGCCTCCCCACCGAGGCGTACGAGGAGTTCGTACGGGCCTACGGCTGGGACGTGCGCGAGTGGGAGGGGCGGCTCACCCTGCGCGGGGCGCGCGAGACGGCGAGCTGCGCGTGGGTGGCGCAGCACGCCCCGTCGAACCCGGCGGCCCTGACCGAGTTCCGCCGCCGCGTGAACTCGCTGCGGGACGGCGACACAACGGTGCGCTGGTACCCCTTCTGA
- a CDS encoding 3'-5' exonuclease translates to MTWYEGPLTGFDLETTGTDVEQDRIVTAAVIRLDSSGAVAHTRTWLLDPGVEIPAEATAIHGIPTARARADGAPARGAVAEITEALAAELRVGTPLVVMNARYDLSLLDRECRRHGVPALAELLGAEPAPVIDPLVLDKHADRYRRGSRVLAALCAHYDVRLDTAHDARSDALAATLLARSLGAHHPSLGTLPPTDLHRLQIDAAARQSASLQEYLRRTKPDAVVEGAWPVIPRQRTAA, encoded by the coding sequence ATGACCTGGTACGAGGGGCCGCTGACCGGCTTCGACCTGGAGACCACGGGCACCGACGTCGAGCAGGACCGCATCGTCACCGCCGCGGTGATACGCCTCGACTCCTCGGGCGCCGTCGCCCACACCCGTACATGGCTGCTCGACCCGGGCGTCGAGATCCCCGCCGAGGCCACCGCGATCCACGGCATCCCCACCGCGCGCGCCCGCGCCGACGGCGCCCCCGCCCGGGGCGCGGTCGCCGAGATCACCGAGGCGCTCGCCGCCGAACTGCGCGTGGGCACCCCGCTCGTGGTGATGAACGCGCGCTACGACCTCTCCCTCCTCGACCGCGAGTGCCGCCGCCACGGTGTGCCCGCGCTCGCCGAGCTGCTCGGCGCCGAACCGGCCCCGGTGATCGACCCGCTCGTCCTCGACAAGCACGCCGACCGCTACCGCAGGGGCAGCCGCGTCCTGGCCGCCCTGTGCGCCCACTACGACGTCCGCCTCGACACCGCCCACGACGCCCGCTCCGACGCCCTCGCGGCGACCCTCCTCGCCCGCAGCCTCGGCGCCCACCACCCCAGCCTCGGCACCCTGCCCCCCACGGACCTGCACCGCCTCCAGATCGACGCGGCGGCCCGCCAGTCAGCGAGCCTCCAGGAGTACCTGCGCCGCACGAAGCCGGACGCGGTGGTGGAGGGGGCGTGGCCGGTGATACCGCGCCAGCGGACGGCGGCTTGA
- a CDS encoding SAV2148 family HEPN domain-containing protein: MSGGLELPPGEGGGAEGSTADRPPPPVPLTGTVDVAPQIGPELDWGPKEWEEVRTRAQRAGRVYVWLNLVEQRLRAVVAAVLRPVYVPVHGEDWVTAAAGPAGQEWVQRAIAVREVSRRKGYLLDPADDNVLSFLTLPQLRELMVSHWPCFEPYFDDRRDVELALDELEVARNVVSRNRALNPSVLAQAERASARLLDMLSAGTGIPATRRLPVDAVEDLVGDRYADVVAVHADRVRLLRQFPAEDLFAGARRLDAMGIGLNLLVQNFSGRRLVRLAEEGCRTRLLFLNPASSAVKRRERELGLKRGEMSRGVEMNILHMRRVRARLRDPGAFEIQVIDETPRSNAYLVDGDTADGVAVVQPYLRRARGMESPVLVVRGGGRLVRGAAGGEGGLFDTYREEFESAWADARPVS; encoded by the coding sequence GTGTCGGGAGGGCTGGAGCTGCCACCTGGCGAAGGCGGCGGCGCGGAGGGCTCCACGGCGGACCGCCCGCCCCCGCCCGTCCCGCTCACGGGCACCGTGGACGTCGCCCCGCAGATAGGCCCCGAGCTGGACTGGGGCCCCAAGGAGTGGGAAGAGGTCCGCACCCGCGCCCAGCGCGCCGGCCGCGTCTACGTGTGGCTCAATCTCGTCGAACAACGGCTGCGCGCCGTCGTCGCCGCGGTGCTGCGCCCCGTCTACGTACCGGTGCACGGCGAGGACTGGGTCACCGCCGCCGCCGGACCCGCCGGACAGGAGTGGGTGCAGCGCGCCATCGCGGTGCGCGAGGTCAGCCGCCGCAAGGGCTACCTCCTCGACCCCGCCGACGACAACGTGCTCAGCTTTCTGACGCTGCCCCAGCTCCGGGAACTGATGGTCAGCCACTGGCCCTGCTTCGAGCCGTACTTCGACGACCGCAGGGACGTCGAGCTGGCACTCGACGAGCTGGAGGTCGCGCGCAACGTCGTCTCGCGCAACCGTGCCCTCAACCCGAGCGTCCTCGCCCAGGCCGAACGCGCCTCCGCCCGGCTCCTCGACATGCTCTCGGCCGGGACCGGTATCCCCGCCACCCGCCGCCTCCCCGTCGACGCCGTCGAGGACCTGGTCGGCGACCGGTACGCGGACGTCGTCGCTGTCCACGCCGACCGCGTCCGCCTCCTGCGGCAGTTCCCCGCCGAGGACCTCTTCGCCGGGGCCCGCAGGCTCGACGCGATGGGCATCGGCCTCAACCTCCTCGTGCAGAACTTCTCCGGACGCCGCCTCGTCCGCCTCGCCGAGGAGGGCTGCCGCACCCGCCTCCTCTTCCTCAACCCCGCGAGCAGCGCAGTCAAGCGCCGCGAACGCGAACTCGGCCTCAAGCGCGGCGAGATGAGCCGCGGTGTCGAGATGAACATCCTCCACATGCGGCGCGTCCGGGCCCGGCTGCGCGACCCCGGCGCCTTCGAGATACAGGTCATCGACGAGACACCCCGCTCCAACGCCTACCTCGTCGACGGCGACACGGCGGACGGAGTCGCCGTCGTCCAGCCCTACCTGCGCCGGGCACGGGGCATGGAGTCCCCGGTCCTCGTGGTGCGCGGCGGGGGACGCCTCGTGCGCGGGGCCGCCGGCGGCGAGGGCGGCCTCTTCGACACGTACCGCGAGGAGTTCGAATCGGCCTGGGCGGACGCCCGGCCGGTCTCCTGA
- the glgX gene encoding glycogen debranching protein GlgX, with protein MQLWPGEAYPLGATYDGAGTNFAVFSEAADRIELCLLHDDGSESAVELRESDAFVRHAYLPGVMPGQRYGFRVHGPYEPARGQRCNAAKLLLDPYAKAISGAIDWGEAVYGYHFGAPDKRNDLDSAPYTMASVVVNPYFDWGDDRPPRTDYHRTVLYEAHVKGLTMRHPDLPDELRGTYAALAHPAIIGHLTELGVTALELMPVHQFVNDHRLADAGLANYWGYNTIGFFAPHNTYASWGDRGQQVLEFKSAVRALHEAGIEVILDVVYNHTAEGNHLGPTLSFRGLDNASYYRLTEDPTYYMDTTGTGNSLLMRSPHVLQMIMDSLRYWVTDMHVDGFRFDLAATLARQFHEVDRLSSFFDLVQQDPVVSQVKLIAEPWDVGEGGYQVGNFPPMWTEWNGKYRDTVRDLWRGEQGSLAEFAGRLTGSSDLYQDDGRRPLASINFVTCHDGFTLRDLVSYNEKHNAANGEDNRDGESHNRSWNCGAEGESDDPEVTELRARQMRNFLATLMLSQGVPMLSHGDEFGRTQGGNNNAYCQDNELAWVKWPEGEGEETALAAFTRAMVWLRRDHPVFRRRRFFHGRPVEGTHDELSDIAWFTPEGGEMTRGDWDGATASAMTVFLNGNAISEPGPRGERIQDDSFLLMFNASPQDLEFVIPVNHGKEWQVVVDTSRADGLPPGTGVKAGAGQRLELRDRSLVVLQRPA; from the coding sequence ATGCAGCTCTGGCCAGGTGAGGCGTATCCGCTCGGTGCCACGTACGACGGCGCCGGGACGAACTTCGCGGTCTTCTCGGAGGCCGCCGACCGTATCGAGCTGTGCCTGCTCCACGACGACGGTTCGGAGAGCGCGGTGGAACTGCGCGAGTCCGACGCCTTCGTGAGGCACGCGTATCTGCCCGGGGTGATGCCGGGTCAGCGCTACGGCTTCCGCGTGCACGGGCCGTACGAGCCCGCGCGCGGGCAGCGGTGCAACGCGGCGAAGCTCCTTCTCGACCCGTACGCGAAGGCGATCAGCGGGGCGATCGACTGGGGCGAGGCGGTGTACGGGTACCACTTCGGCGCGCCCGACAAGCGCAACGACCTGGACTCGGCCCCGTACACGATGGCCTCCGTCGTCGTGAACCCGTACTTCGACTGGGGCGACGACCGCCCGCCGCGCACGGACTACCACCGCACGGTCCTGTACGAGGCGCACGTCAAGGGGCTGACGATGCGCCACCCCGACCTGCCCGACGAGCTGCGCGGCACGTACGCGGCGCTCGCGCACCCCGCGATCATCGGGCACCTGACCGAGCTGGGCGTGACGGCGCTCGAACTCATGCCGGTGCACCAGTTCGTCAACGACCACCGGCTCGCGGACGCGGGGCTCGCGAACTACTGGGGCTACAACACGATCGGTTTCTTCGCCCCGCACAACACGTACGCCTCCTGGGGCGACCGGGGCCAGCAGGTCCTGGAGTTCAAGTCGGCGGTGCGGGCGCTGCACGAGGCGGGCATCGAGGTGATCCTCGACGTCGTCTACAACCACACCGCCGAGGGCAACCACCTGGGCCCGACGCTCTCCTTCCGGGGCCTCGACAACGCCTCGTACTACCGGCTCACCGAGGACCCCACGTACTACATGGACACGACGGGCACGGGCAACTCGCTGCTCATGCGGTCCCCGCACGTCCTCCAGATGATCATGGACTCGCTGCGGTACTGGGTCACGGACATGCACGTGGACGGTTTCCGCTTCGACCTCGCGGCGACCCTCGCGCGGCAGTTCCACGAGGTGGACCGGCTCTCGTCCTTCTTCGACCTCGTGCAGCAGGACCCGGTCGTGAGCCAGGTCAAGCTCATCGCGGAGCCGTGGGACGTCGGCGAGGGCGGGTACCAGGTGGGGAACTTCCCGCCGATGTGGACGGAGTGGAACGGCAAGTACCGCGACACGGTGCGCGATCTGTGGCGCGGGGAGCAGGGCTCGCTCGCCGAGTTCGCCGGGCGGCTGACCGGCTCCTCGGACCTCTACCAGGACGACGGGCGGCGCCCGCTCGCCTCGATCAACTTCGTGACGTGCCACGACGGCTTCACGCTGCGCGACCTCGTCTCGTACAACGAGAAGCACAACGCGGCGAACGGCGAGGACAACAGGGACGGCGAGAGCCACAACCGCTCGTGGAACTGCGGCGCCGAGGGCGAGAGCGACGACCCGGAGGTCACCGAGCTGCGGGCGCGGCAGATGCGGAACTTCCTCGCGACGCTCATGCTCTCGCAGGGTGTGCCGATGCTGAGTCACGGCGACGAGTTCGGGCGCACGCAGGGCGGCAACAACAACGCGTACTGCCAGGACAACGAGCTGGCGTGGGTGAAGTGGCCGGAGGGCGAGGGCGAGGAGACGGCGCTCGCCGCGTTCACGCGCGCGATGGTGTGGCTGCGCCGCGACCACCCGGTCTTCCGGCGCCGCCGCTTCTTCCACGGCCGCCCCGTCGAGGGCACGCACGACGAGCTGTCCGACATCGCGTGGTTCACGCCGGAGGGCGGGGAGATGACACGCGGCGACTGGGACGGGGCGACGGCGAGCGCGATGACCGTCTTCCTCAACGGCAACGCGATCTCGGAGCCGGGACCGCGCGGCGAACGCATCCAGGACGACTCCTTCCTCCTGATGTTCAACGCCTCGCCGCAGGACCTCGAATTCGTCATCCCCGTCAACCACGGCAAGGAGTGGCAGGTCGTCGTCGACACCTCGCGCGCGGACGGCCTCCCGCCGGGCACGGGCGTCAAGGCGGGCGCGGGCCAGCGGCTCGAACTGCGGGACAGGAGCCTGGTGGTGCTCCAGCGGCCCGCGTGA
- the treY gene encoding malto-oligosyltrehalose synthase — protein MTTDSSRAPEAVFAPPTATYRLQLTPGRGFADAAELVPYLASLGVSHLHLSPVLEAVPGSAHGYDVTDPTRVREELGGRAGLLALAGTAREHGLGLVLDLVPNHMAASPRHTRALWHVLRDGPESPYARWFDLDWEGGGGRILLPVLGGRLADVQDQLTVADGELRYHEHAFPLRAGTEHLPLDELLDAQWYRLAWWRLARTELNYRRFFTISELIGVRQEDPEVFAATHGLVLDLMAAGAVQGLRIDHPDGLADPGGYLRHLGERAAEAVPGGHWTVVEKILADGEALPEGWPVSGTTGYDALRHIDGVFTDPAGHGELLTRYRALAAPAEARGGAWPATARAAAYRVVTHDLAAEVETLVRYAARIARADVALRDHAPWALRTALRELLVRVPVYRPYPARDAGAAPEDVLSVRAAEEGSAVFAVPEEAESVALVRELALGGRGDGPAYEAFRTRFAQTASALRAKSVEDLAFYRYVPLLSVNEVGGDPGAPALSPDVFHAYCGRVQRDWPLTGTVLSTHDTKRSADVRAALAVLSEVPERWAAFLAEAAAVCPAPDPHLGWAAWQLAFGFGIADAERLGGALLKHVREAGLHTSWTEQNGAYEEEVRRFVAAGPCGPLGGRLAELRAELAPHIRANVLGAALLHLTMPGVPDVYQGTETESRTLVDPDNRRTPPEVRETLRALDGGRTPRDLPEEKLALSAAALRLRRELPDCFGEDASYAPLPASGPAAPHCLAFVRSDRVLTAVTRLAARLAEQGGWNGTVLTLPPGRWREAAGDRSYEGGVPCAELFAARPAVLLVRTD, from the coding sequence ATGACCACCGACTCGTCCCGCGCCCCCGAAGCGGTCTTCGCCCCGCCGACCGCGACCTACCGGCTCCAGCTCACGCCCGGCCGCGGTTTCGCGGACGCGGCGGAACTGGTCCCCTACCTCGCCTCGCTCGGCGTCTCGCACCTGCATCTCTCGCCCGTCCTGGAGGCGGTGCCCGGCTCGGCGCACGGCTACGACGTGACCGATCCGACGCGGGTGCGCGAGGAGCTGGGCGGCCGGGCGGGGCTGCTCGCGCTCGCCGGGACGGCCCGCGAGCACGGGCTCGGCCTCGTGCTCGACCTCGTCCCCAACCACATGGCCGCCTCGCCCCGGCACACACGCGCGCTGTGGCACGTCCTGCGCGACGGGCCCGAGTCGCCGTACGCGCGCTGGTTCGACCTCGACTGGGAGGGCGGCGGCGGGCGAATCCTGCTCCCCGTGCTCGGCGGCCGGCTCGCGGACGTGCAGGACCAACTGACCGTGGCGGACGGCGAGCTGCGCTACCACGAGCACGCCTTCCCGCTGCGGGCGGGCACCGAGCACCTGCCGCTCGACGAACTCCTCGACGCGCAGTGGTACCGCCTCGCGTGGTGGCGCCTGGCCCGCACCGAGCTGAACTACCGCCGGTTCTTCACCATTTCCGAGCTGATCGGGGTGCGGCAGGAGGACCCGGAGGTCTTCGCGGCGACGCACGGGCTCGTCCTCGACCTCATGGCGGCCGGAGCCGTGCAGGGCCTGCGGATCGACCACCCGGACGGGCTCGCCGATCCCGGCGGCTATCTGCGGCACCTCGGGGAGCGCGCGGCGGAGGCCGTGCCCGGCGGGCACTGGACCGTCGTCGAGAAGATCCTCGCGGACGGCGAGGCGCTGCCCGAGGGCTGGCCGGTCTCGGGCACCACGGGGTACGACGCGCTGCGCCACATCGACGGCGTGTTCACGGACCCCGCGGGGCACGGCGAACTCCTCACGCGCTACCGGGCACTCGCCGCCCCCGCCGAGGCGCGCGGGGGCGCCTGGCCCGCGACGGCCCGCGCCGCCGCGTACCGCGTCGTGACGCACGACCTCGCCGCCGAGGTCGAGACGCTCGTGCGGTACGCGGCGCGGATCGCGCGCGCGGACGTCGCGCTGCGCGACCACGCGCCGTGGGCGCTGCGGACCGCGCTGCGCGAACTCCTCGTGCGCGTCCCCGTCTACCGCCCCTACCCGGCGCGCGACGCGGGCGCCGCGCCCGAGGACGTGCTGTCGGTGCGGGCGGCCGAGGAGGGCTCGGCGGTCTTCGCGGTGCCCGAGGAGGCGGAGTCGGTCGCACTGGTGCGGGAGCTGGCGCTCGGCGGGCGCGGCGACGGGCCCGCGTACGAGGCGTTCCGGACGCGGTTCGCGCAGACCGCGTCGGCGCTGCGCGCGAAGTCCGTCGAGGACCTGGCCTTCTACCGGTACGTGCCGCTGCTCTCGGTGAACGAGGTGGGCGGCGACCCGGGCGCGCCCGCGCTCTCGCCGGACGTCTTCCACGCGTACTGCGGGCGCGTGCAGCGCGACTGGCCGCTGACCGGCACGGTGCTCTCGACGCACGACACGAAGCGCAGCGCCGACGTGCGCGCGGCGCTCGCGGTGCTCAGCGAGGTGCCCGAGCGCTGGGCGGCGTTCCTCGCGGAGGCCGCCGCCGTCTGCCCCGCGCCCGATCCGCACCTCGGCTGGGCGGCCTGGCAGCTCGCCTTCGGCTTCGGGATCGCCGACGCGGAGCGGCTCGGCGGGGCGCTGCTCAAGCACGTACGGGAGGCGGGCCTGCACACGTCGTGGACGGAGCAGAACGGCGCGTACGAGGAGGAGGTGCGGCGCTTCGTCGCGGCCGGGCCGTGCGGGCCGCTCGGCGGGCGGCTCGCCGAGCTGCGCGCCGAACTCGCCCCGCACATCCGCGCGAACGTCCTCGGCGCGGCGCTCCTGCACCTGACGATGCCGGGCGTCCCGGACGTCTACCAGGGCACCGAGACGGAGTCACGGACGCTCGTGGACCCCGACAACAGGCGGACGCCTCCGGAGGTGCGGGAGACGCTGCGGGCGCTCGACGGGGGCCGCACGCCGCGCGATCTGCCCGAGGAGAAGCTCGCCCTGAGCGCGGCGGCGCTGCGTCTGCGCCGCGAGCTGCCGGACTGCTTCGGCGAGGACGCGTCGTACGCGCCGCTGCCCGCGAGCGGCCCCGCGGCGCCCCACTGCCTCGCCTTCGTCCGCTCGGACCGCGTCCTCACCGCCGTCACACGGCTCGCGGCGCGGCTCGCGGAACAGGGTGGCTGGAACGGGACGGTGCTGACACTGCCCCCGGGCCGCTGGCGGGAGGCGGCCGGGGACCGCTCCTACGAGGGCGGAGTCCCCTGCGCGGAGCTGTTCGCCGCCCGCCCGGCCGTCCTGCTCGTCCGTACCGACTGA
- a CDS encoding PadR family transcriptional regulator, giving the protein MPRRALDNPLVPDVLGLLLEGDAHPHQLLAALQAGGEARASVAHRGTVYNTVTALAAAGLIAPLGREREGNRPERTVYTLTPEGRAELVRRIDARIRDPRREFSRFLGAVAHLGALGPRGGASALTERAARLEARIDEDGKRLAAALAQGVPRLFVIEAEYALTLARAEHDWLRGLVEEIRGGTLAWPAPATAPTPEESA; this is encoded by the coding sequence ATGCCGCGACGTGCTCTCGACAACCCCCTCGTCCCCGATGTCCTCGGCCTCCTCCTGGAGGGCGACGCACACCCTCACCAACTCCTCGCCGCACTCCAGGCGGGCGGCGAGGCCCGCGCCTCGGTCGCCCACCGCGGCACCGTCTACAACACCGTCACCGCCCTCGCCGCGGCGGGCCTCATCGCCCCGCTCGGCCGCGAACGCGAGGGCAACCGCCCCGAGCGGACCGTCTACACGCTCACCCCCGAGGGCCGCGCGGAACTCGTCCGCCGGATCGACGCGCGGATCCGCGACCCGCGCCGCGAGTTCTCCCGCTTCCTCGGCGCCGTCGCCCACCTCGGCGCACTCGGCCCGCGCGGCGGCGCGTCCGCGCTCACCGAACGCGCCGCACGCCTGGAAGCCCGCATCGACGAGGACGGGAAGCGCCTGGCCGCGGCACTCGCCCAAGGGGTCCCGCGCCTCTTCGTCATCGAGGCGGAGTACGCGCTGACGCTCGCCCGCGCCGAACACGACTGGCTGCGCGGGCTCGTCGAGGAGATCCGCGGCGGGACGCTCGCCTGGCCCGCCCCGGCCACCGCACCGACCCCGGAGGAGTCCGCGTGA
- a CDS encoding MerR family transcriptional regulator → MRIGELAAVAGVSTRAVRHYHRIGLLPEPARQPNGYREYGLRDAVELARVRRLTELGLSLDEVRDVLADDAGKDLAEILTELDADLARQEETIRRRRARLRDLLAQADADGGLPPEAPVSPALAALFADFDRAAAHLPGPEPASLALDRRLLALLDTSAPASGDRLGRLAEAFTADPGTTRRAYALYRRLDDLADAAPDDPRVEGTARELLALLPTDLAVGDGPGNGPDNGFLDAVYADFSPAQAAVLRRVISLLKERTP, encoded by the coding sequence ATGCGTATCGGAGAGCTGGCCGCCGTGGCCGGGGTGAGCACCCGGGCCGTCCGCCACTACCACCGGATCGGGCTGCTGCCCGAGCCCGCCAGACAGCCCAACGGCTACCGCGAGTACGGCCTGCGGGACGCCGTCGAGCTGGCCCGGGTGCGACGGCTGACGGAGCTGGGCCTGAGCCTCGACGAGGTCCGGGACGTGCTCGCCGACGACGCCGGCAAGGACCTCGCGGAGATCCTCACGGAGCTGGACGCCGACCTCGCGCGCCAGGAGGAGACGATCCGGCGGCGCCGCGCCCGGCTGCGGGACCTCCTCGCGCAGGCGGACGCGGACGGCGGCCTGCCGCCCGAGGCGCCCGTCTCGCCCGCGCTCGCCGCGCTCTTCGCCGACTTCGACCGCGCCGCCGCGCACCTGCCGGGCCCCGAGCCCGCCTCGCTCGCGCTCGACCGCCGCCTCCTCGCCCTCCTCGACACGTCCGCCCCCGCTTCGGGCGACCGGCTCGGCCGGCTCGCCGAGGCGTTCACCGCCGACCCGGGAACGACGCGCCGCGCGTACGCCCTCTACCGGCGCCTCGACGACCTCGCGGACGCCGCGCCCGACGACCCCCGCGTCGAGGGGACGGCCCGCGAACTCCTCGCGCTCCTGCCCACGGACCTCGCCGTGGGGGACGGCCCGGGGAACGGCCCCGACAACGGCTTCCTCGACGCCGTCTACGCCGACTTCTCCCCGGCCCAGGCCGCCGTCCTGCGCCGCGTGATCAGCCTCCTGAAGGAGCGGACGCCGTGA